Proteins from a genomic interval of Oncorhynchus clarkii lewisi isolate Uvic-CL-2024 chromosome 13, UVic_Ocla_1.0, whole genome shotgun sequence:
- the LOC139364593 gene encoding homeobox protein Hox-B4a-like translates to MAMSSYLINSNYVDPKFPPCEEYSQNDYLPSHSPDYYSAQRREPAFQNESIYHQRSGCADPPYTTCQGPGQPAVVMSPRGHVLPPAGLSTPLPEPSHHCDSVTPSPPPACGQNPLNHSPSTASSRKDPVVYPWMKKVHVNIVNPNYTGVGEPKRSRTAYTRQQVLELEKEFHYNRYLTRRRRVEIAHTLVLSERQIKIWFQNRRMKWKKDHKLPNTKIRSNSNSNNTNSQSSGLALGSSQNRTSGPPPSL, encoded by the exons ATGGCCATGAGTTCCTATTTGATCAACTCCAACTATGTGGACCCCAAGTTTCCACCCTGCGAGGAATATTCACAGAATGACTACCTACCCAGTCACTCTCCGGACTACTACAGCGCCCAGAGGCGAGAGCCTGCGTTTCAGAATGAGTCGATCTACCACCAGCGGTCGGGCTGCGCCGACCCGCCTTACACGACGTGCCAGGGTCCGGGGCAGCCCGCGGTGGTGATGTCTCCACGGGGTCACGTCCTCCCCCCAGCCGGACTCTCAACCCCTCTCCCGGAGCCTAGCCACCATTGCGACTCCGTAACTCCAAGCCCTCCACCCGCGTGTGGCCAGAATCCCCTCAACCATAGCCCTTCCACCGCCAGCTCTCGCAAAGATCCGGTGGTTTACCCCTGGATGAAAAAAGTCCACGTAAACATCG TGAATCCAAATTACACAGGGGTGGGTGAGCCCAAGCGCTCGCGGACAGCCTACACGCGACAGCAAGTCTTGGAGCTGGAGAAGGAGTTCCACTACAACCGCTATCTGACCCGGAGACGCAGAGTGGAGATCGCCCACACCCTGGTTCTGTCCGAGCGCCAGATCAAAATCTGGTTCCAGAACCGGCGGATGAAATGGAAGAAGGACCACAAGCTGCCCAACACCAAGATTCGCTCCAACAGTAACTCCAACAACACAAACTCGCAAAGCAGCGGGCTCGCGCTGGGGAGCTCTCAGAACCGAACCAGCGGGCCTCCACCGAGCCTATAG